The genomic stretch AAGCATGGAGATACTTGCTGTGCAGTCTTCAGCCATTCTAGGTATCTGCAATGAAGCACACTGCATCAAAGAAAGGTAGCTGCTGGGTTTGTGTCATGGCAATGCCACACGATGCAGGGAGCATCCCAtacattgggaaaaaaagactgatgtTTCTTTTGCAGGTTTTTGGAGCATGGGCTCCTTGTGTGAGACAAGCAACCTGAGAGTGTCAGACATGGATGTTTGGGTTCTGAGGAACTTTGAAGTGTCAACCCAGCTCTGACGCCTCTaaattttctcctgtgttctTCTCCAGTGTGTGAGGCCTCTGTGTGCTTTGGCCATGAGTAGTGGGAAGTCGTGGTACTAAGCAACTAAATCTTGCTTGACCCAAGGTAATGAGAAGATTGAGAGTGAACGCCTGTTTGCAGGGGAGCTTTGGAGGTTGTACTGCCTTAGATGCAGGAGGAAACAGGCCTCCTAAAAGACTCCTAAAGGGCAGGCACATGAGGCAAACTCTTCCTTTGCTCCTTGTTTGGGCCCTCAGCTGCACtccaggagaaaataaaatcatagcTTCGTTTCTCATTCAGGGTTTTCCTCACctgcactgaaatgcagaagtaTGGCAGGGGGGCAGGTGAATGCAGTATTTCTTACCACTGACCAGAGTGGTCTCAGCCAAGCGTATGTTGAGAGCAGACCCAGCCTGTGGAGTCTGTAGCTCTgtgccctgcctctgctgtggcTTTGTTGTGAGTAGCCTGGTGCTCATGCTGCATATTTGTGTCTGGATATACACAGTAGAGCCCTGAGTCAAAATGTTTCCTGCAATCTGGGTGCTGTATTATTAGTGTAATGCTAGGACAAAGCAACATGTGATTGATGTTGATATTACTCAGCTGAGGAAGTGACATCCTCACCTGGGAGGTTGATGTGGTAAGCTCTGAAGTCACATGGCGATGCCAACAGCAATGTCCAGGCATGAAGCTACAGGGCAGGAGAGATGAGAAGAGAGGTTGTATCCTCAGGGTGATCTGCAACTGCCTAAGCAAGAGAATTTGCCAAAATGGGATGGAAGATTTGCACTTTTATTGTCTTGTTTGCTGCTGGGATATTCCTGGGGAGTGTGACATTTTCTCAGCTTCTGGAAAGGAGTTGTATCAAAGAGGTTAGTTTAAACACAAGAGAGGTGGCAAGGACTGCCAGAGGTGTTTGACTGATGGCCTACATGTTTTCAGTAGaacaaataaagagaaaaggtaTCTAAAACTTCCTCCATCTCCACCACCCAAAACCCATCCTGCCAGCTGAGAAGTGTTTTCAGCAGAGGGGGTCACAAAGTTCTAGGCTGAGGATCATGGTCACATTCAACCAGTCTCTCTTGGGGTAGATATGCTGGTAGTCAACAGTACACATGAAAGAGCAGCCTGCAAAAGGAAGGAGATAGTTCTGTTATGAAGTTTATTCCACTGATGCTTCTGATGATCCtattcatttatctttttctaaTGTTTGTTTCCTATAGGTGAAGAGTGAAGGCCCCAAACTGGTGCCCTTCTTTAAAGCCACTTGTGTCTATTTTGTTCTCTGGCTGCCAACTTCCAGCCCCTCCTGGTTCAGTGCCCTCATCAAATGTCTGCCCATCTTCTGCCTGTGGGTTTTCCTTCTCGCTCATGGAATTAACTTCTTAGTGTCACACCGGAGTGCCAGTCGCATCCTAGCAGGACTCATATTCTCAGCAGTGGGAGACGCCTTTCTCatctggcaggagcagggctaCTTCATTCATGGTGAGTGTCCTAAAGGGGTGCCAGTGTCCAGCTGTTACCCTCTTTATTTAGTGATGAGTCACTGGGCCACATGTTTTGTTCACTCATGTACAGCTTAAGCCTCAGGCAATGGGAAACACTCATACCTTGACTAAAATCTGTCATGGCTAGAGAAGTCACATCATGAATGAGTCGTTCTCTTGAGCTTCTCTTGAGCTTCTCGAGGTAATTGGGGCACGTTTGGTTTCCTGGCACGTGCTCCCAGCATCTCAGCTGGCTGGAACTGGGAAGGTGGCGTGGGCAGAATCcttggggaagagaaggaaatgctCTTGGCAGCTCTCATGAAGCTACAGGGTGTATTCacctcctctttctctgcagggaGATTTGTCAGCCCTTTGGTACAAGGATCAGAAATAGGACACACAGTGCAAAGGTGCTCAGTGGCAAACAGGTGGAGAAGACCCTTATGTTTTGATAGACAAGCCCGTAGCCTGGGGGAGGTGTTTAAGTGGAtactagaaataaaagcatcagaGATCTTGTCCTGCTTGCGGGTTCATCAGTATGAATCATGCAGCCTGTTGTACAAGACCTGTCTGTTTTGCAAGGCATGTAAACGATGAGGAATCAAGGACAAACCTTACCACAATGGCCAGACAAAAAGATCCACATCTCTCAGAGCAAAACAAGCTTGTTTGATCTTGCTAGTTTGCAGACTGGAACTTAATGATTTAGATTAATCATTTAAAGCCACGATGAACCTGCCTGCAGCAACATTCTCCTTGGCCTTGGACTGTCACAAGAAATCAGCAGCAGTTGAGTCCTTGACTAAACTGACTGGTCAGGTTTCTCAAGTTAATTTATCTAGCACAGGGATCTCACCTAACACCCACCATTAACTGGCTGCTGTGACTGGCCCACTGGAAAATGTGATAAGAGGGACATTTTCTGACTTGTGCTGTTGTCAGCTCTGAAAGTCAAAgggttattttttccctctttcaggTCAGTATTTAGCTTTATTCTGGGATTCCCACAAGCTCTTTCTTTATGAGAGGGAAGTGTGTGCAATGCCAGACAGGAAAGGCCAAATGCTCTGAATCTGGTTTTAATCCTGCTTCCCAAGGGCTTATCTCAATCTCATTAAAAGttcatgtaaatttttttactgattttagtGGGGTTTAGATTAGGCCCTGAGGACTGGATCTCTGGCTGAACCTCAGGCATGTTGCTGAGGAGCTCCAGCCTTCTCTTGGGGTGCCATCCCCTTGGGGCTGAGTGTTGGCATTCCCACTGATTGGCCTCTTCCTAACAAGGGTACCTGGCTCAGCACAGGTCACCTCAGCCCGACGGCTTGTGCTTCTGTTTTGCCTCCTGGAATTGCTCCTCGAGCTGTGGCTTGTAAAACATTCAAGGCCTGATTCTCACCACAACTGTTTTTCTACATGGAATCTTCCATTCCCACGTAGCTGGGATATGTTTGAATTCCCTCTCCAATCTAGCACTAGAGGAAGATCAACCAGTCACAGCAATTCAGTATCTGGTTAATGTGTTTTAATCTGCAAGTAAGTTGGATTGTCGACCCTAGTTTTACAACTGAGAAATGTTGCTTTGCGGGTTTagacacatttttcttattacGGAGAAGAAAAGCTCTCTTGGAGcattctgaaaatctctgctttcaTCCTGGCTGTCTCCTGCCACAGTCAGTGCTAATCTGAGCTACTATCTTCAGTAGTGAAGTGTTAACATTTGCATTTCAGCCGCTAGCAGATACAAGTGCACCACCCCACTTCATCCTTCACCTCTCCTGCAAAAGGTATTTTCTCctatttaaaacacagcaggCTGCGGTTGTTCACAACTGACAATATTCAACTTTTTGATATCATCGTTCATGGGAATCTGAAATTTCAGGAGACTAAGGAAATACTACATAGAAATGTACTTTCTGTTCAATTTCTACAGCTTTCgggctgaagaaaaaaaagttgagaacTGGGGTGATTTGAATAGCTTTTGAGATAATGAGTTTATAAAAGCACATTTATTCATTACTTTATAGGGAAGTGAGAGCCTGGGAGCTACTCCTGGCACacttgactttttttcatttttgctgtttcagtccATTAATAACATGCTATTTTCTGACTAGTGTCTTACTGCACGTAGAAGATTCTTCACTGTGGTAGCATCCACCTCCTTTGCTAGCAGGCACCTAGAAACAATTTATGCATTTGTTGAAGAAGACAGGGACTAACAAAAAGGCTTTATTGCTAGCCTGAGGGAAGACTCCAGGGGTAGGGAGGGATAAGGAAACCTGGGGGAAGGAAGTGGACAGAGAGGAGAAGTTCTGCCTGATGTGGTTGGGAGGACCAAGCCAAAGGTTGAGGAATGCACTCCCCCTCCCTGTGCAGCTGTCGCCGCTTTCCCCAGTTCCTGGCTTGATTTGTGGATGTTGAATGAGCAAATCTGGGAGCTGCCTCCCTTGTTTGTAACCAGCCCCACCGTGTATCGCCAAACTCCTCCTGCCTTTCTGGGCTTCTGCTTGGCTTCTGCATCCtgtcctcctttcctcctccttgttgccagctgcctgcatgaaggacaaaacatttttcagttccCCATCCCAGAAATCTCCATATAATGCCACTGAAGGAAAAACCACCCCTCGCTGCTAGGATGAAGTAACTTCTCCTTATGAGCCCAGGGCTCTAACCTCTCCTGCATTAAACACTACAAACAGCTCGTCCTGTATTCCCACCTTGGTTTCCTCAGTGCTGTGCCCATGACGTGTAATAGCACTATGGAAACATCAACTTCTCATTGCCCTCCTTTGcacttctcttccttcccctttacACTGTCCATTTTCTCTAGCCTCAGCTTGCAGATCAGATCTCTGCCAGCCCTCTCCCTCCTGTGGGTTCCCCTCTCATGCCAACATGGCTGAGCTTTCAGTGGATGTCTGATCTGGTCCTCCCCAAAGGCAGGGAGACACTTGCCCTTCTCTGAGCTGCCTCAACACAAGAATATTAGGATGAAGAACTGTCTGCCAGTGGCAGGTTTTAATGACTGCCCTTTACACCACAGCATCATGCTTTAAATGCTAGCCAGTGTCCTGCTGGAGGACTTGGCTTCCCAGatccttttctccatttcatgcTTTAGAGCTGCCTGAAAACTTTCAGTTATTCTAGTAACCCTGCCAGGATAAAGTGGGGTAGCCTGCAGCTGCACCACGTGTGGGTCGGGGaaccagagcagcagaggagctggacTCAGTTTGGGGCCCTACAACTGGCATGACAGCTAGTAGTGAGCAGCTGTACAATACactgtaacattttttgttaaatggaTTAGTGGCAAGTGAGCAACATATGCATGGTACCTTCTGACACCCACATCTGGCATTTCTCAGGGGTGTTGCACTTCAAAGGGAAGctgccattttattttcactgattCATTCTAGCTAAGGTTCATCTGAATTTTGCAAATAGCCATAAAATTGTTGGCAGAGTCCCTGAAAAGAAGTCAGTGCAGTCCCTGAAATATGccagctgcttcttttcagcTTAGGTTTCTCCTAGCTATGAGCAGAGATGAGTAGAAGCCAGATTTAGTCCCCAAGTGCCTTTGGATTTTGTGGCTTAAATACAGTCAGGCTTTGTATCTGGGTTCAGAGGGATTGGTATcttctttcacattttgttCCTACACTGCTCTGGTTCCAGCCTTCCCGTTCCACATGTGACCTGTGAGGAAAACACTTTGGACAGTCAGAGGGGATGATCTTTGGTATGCCTCGCCCCTACCCTTCCATCCgaagcaggggaggaggaacaGCCTGGAACACAAGCTTTGTTCACCTGGCCTCTCAGCAAGAAGGCTTGCATCACAACACAGCTGTACTTGGCTGCAGCTGTAGATGCGGGGGCTTCGTTCTTAGGGTGGGAGCTTGGTGCCGAGGCTGGTCTCCTCTGCACAGATTTTTATACCAAAATTGTCCCAAGTGGTCAGTATGGTTCCCACTGATTACCAGTGTTAAGGATTATAACGCTTCTAAGCCTGTGCTTGTTGTGGTATATTTAAGACCCAATATTGCCACATTTTCTTCCGCTGCCAACTGTCAGTTGCCGATAAAAGGTCACACTTGCTAAGTCAATGCCTCTTTCCAGGTCTGCTGATGTTTGCCATCACACACATCCTGTACTCTTCAGCCTTCGGCATGAAGCCTTTGGACCTCAAAGCTGGCTTGTTGATGGGCCTTGTCTCCAGCTCCTGTTATGCCTTCCTGTACTCCTACCTCTCGGGCCCATTCACATACCTGGTAGCTGTCTACATCGCCTTGATCGGCTTCATGGGCTGGCGAGCAGTTGCCGGCATGCAGCTGTGCAACGACCTCTGGACATGGACCAAGCTGTCAGCCTGCATCGGTGCGATGCTGTTCATGGTGTCAGATCTGACCATTGCACTTAACAagttctgctttcctgtgcCCTACTCACGCTTCATCATCATGGCTACTTACTATGCAGCCCAAATGCTTATTGCACTGtcagctgtagagagcagagATGAAGAGGACTTCAGAAAGAGAAGTTAGATGGAGTGCCAATAATCTGTGAACAACGTGGGTTATATCTCAGGTGCTGTAGCTGCATTCACCCCTGAGAGAGATCTCCATTTCTCTGAGCACATTGGTGatgttggttttgcttctttgaAGCATTacttttggggatttttttttttccccaatggCTTTCTCTGAATACAGCTTACTTCAGTGTGGAGTCCACATCAGAAAGCTTAGACTGTCCCTGCAGTAGCTACTCATTcaacttttcctcctttgaagTGCTGTACTACTGCATTTTAATTGTTAGTCTTGAAACTGATGCTGAATGTCTGAGAAGGGGAGGGCTGATGGAAAGGAGGTTTGGCCATGCACTGTGTTAGACTTGCTTTTAATAGTATACTGGCAGACAGGCACAGATCTCTACTAAAGTCAAAGGTAAAAATGAATTTAACCGATGCTTGTCTCTTTTTGTGCATTACAAACTCCATATGCAAACTGAAGGTATTGCCTCTGCTTAGAGGAAGCCTGGAGGTAGACAAAAAACAGTGTGCCCAGATGGGGGCTGAGCTTTGGAGTCAACGGCAGCAtgtggggcagcccccagcagaaccagaatgaaagcaaaacaccaaGCAGAGAGCACAGAGCTAGAAGTACGCTGacatgcagtgctgtgtgcttTGATCAGAGCTGATCAGTGTTCCAGGGCAGGTCTGTAGGTGCAGGTCAGTGTTGCCATTGTGGCAGAGCTAGGAGTTTGGTGGGATTTCAGGGACATCTGGGAGCCAGGCCAGTGCATTCCCCTGGCCCTGTGTGAGCAGTTACATGGTGCCTGCAGCCACCAGTGACAGCTGAGATGTAGTGGGCAGATGAGGAACTTTGATTTTTACAGCAGGACCTTGAACATGTCTCTTATTAATGTACACTCTAATTGCCCTCAGTATGGCAGACAGGAATCTAACCTTTACGCCTTTTTTCCTTAGTATCCTAAGAAATAGTATTCTATATACTCATTAAGCTTTACAGTACTGCTGTTTACAGTCTCTCTCAAATCTTTGTGAGCATTTCCTGTGGTCAAGGCCCTGATTTTGGATGCAGATCGCTCTCTTTTGCCAGCTGGTGGTAAACAAGTGTACCGCTTGTTATTGGAAAGCCCCTTTTCAGCAGAGCTTCCTGAAATGCACTGTCCTGTGTGCTCATAGTGCCTGCCATTTCCTTCTCAAACTCACATGGATACTGTGAGAATGCACCATCAGGGCTGGGAAAGCCTGCTTCATTCTGATCCGtgtttcttttgttggtttgtCGGCCCATCTGCTGAAGCAAGATTACTTCAGACTCTTAAAAAGATATAGGAAGAGGCTGACCTGATTTGTGATCATGTGTGggtcttttttctcttatttagGATATTTAACAGCAAGCTCTCTTTCTGTTTGGAACTGTCTTGAGtgtgcattttccttctgtccatcccagggctgctcccGTGGGCTGAGATGCTCCCCTGATGGCTTGTTTTAGGATACGAGTGCACCCAGGTGTGCAAGGAAAGCTTGCTGAGGGTTCCTGCACCTCTTCAACCGGGCAGCCAAACAGCCAGCCAGAGCAGACTGCACAATTCAAATCCAGACATGCTCCAACAGCACCTTGCACACGCTcaggtgggcagggggagcaggaggggaagccCTCAAGACCAGCCTTACGGGCTGAAAATCACCGTGGTCTCCATATCTAGCATTCCCAGACCAGTCCAGGCAAAAGCCTGGCACCAAGTGCCTGGCACTGTTGGCACTCTGCAAGGGAtccagcaggggcaggggcagctgagGAGACCCTACCAACCCTGCTAGCCTGTCCCTTGGTGGTGAGGTGCTGAGTGGGTTTCCCACTCCTCCTGGCCTCGAGAGGTGGGACTGGGTGGGGAACAGGCACTGCCTCCccacttctgcagcagtgtAAATGCAGCCAGTATTACAAAAATCTAGGTTCACCATCCTGACCCCCTGGAgtcatctgctgcttttcagtcaaGAGATCAGAAAGGTCAGCTGCCTTATTGAGAGGGAAAGCATTGTAAATAGCACAGCCCCATGTAATCTCTTCCCTTTAATGCTGTTGTGTAATATTGTCAGTATTCATTCACTGGCGCGCCGGGGCCTGGCTGGAGTAAACTGCTAAGGGAATTCAGAGCCCTATAACATCTTCATTCATCAGCGTTGCTTATCTCCTGGCTGCAGCTTGAGCCCTGCAGTGTAGCTCTCTGCGGATGTTACCTGCTGTTACTCAGCTTGACTGTTTGCAAATCTCTTCCTGCAACAGACTGACCCAGCTATGAGGAAATCTAAGCATCTGGGGTGAACCCCACTGTTTTCCCAGCATGTGAGCCAACAGTGTCTCTCAGTCTGATGTACAGCTCCCTTTCATGGGTCAGTCCAACACACTCAGTCCTTAGCTGGCAGTTCTTCAGAGGAGCCCCCTGCACCCTGagcttctgtttgctttgcagaaaatgcatGTGTGATAGAGTaagctttatttaaaagttaGAATTTTgattctctctttcttcccctctagAAACGAGTAGTCTTCAGTTTCCTGAAGATGGCTGAGgtgcttttctgtgtgctttttcaTCTTGGCTTGCTTTGTTATCCTGCTCCAGTATCAGCTACTGGATACTTGCAGAAAAGGATCTCTGAGGTGTCATTGGGAGGCCTGCCCTCTGCTCACCACTGGCCATCGGAGGTGCAGTTTCTGGTGGCAGAGGTCTCTGGGTGGCTGTAGCTGGAACAGCAGAAACATGTGCTGCCCAAGTGGCCTGTCTCTTGCTGTCCCCTCAACCTGGAGCAGGCTGACTGGGATGCATCCTGGCCAGCCACGCTGGCTCCATCCCAGTGCTGCTTTAGCCTTCCCAGGAAGGTGGGGCAGAGCCCTCGGCACACCAATTCAGGAAGATGCCTGGCTGGCTCAGAGATTTGCCAGTGAAGCCTCTGAGGTCTTCAAAATCTCTCTCCTGATCTGCATTCCTCCTTTTGATCTGTATTACTTGAATGAGGCCATTTTCCTGGAGACACTTTCCTGCTGGGAAGAGACCAGCTGCTGTGGACACTGATTTGACACAATTTTGAGTTTCATAAACCCTGCAAAACACTAACCAGTTGCTGACAGTCTGTCAAATACCTTTTCTTGGGATTAAAACTGTTCCCTCAACCCCAGTGAGGGCaattttcactttgaaaaggGAGCAAACAAGAAATGGGAATGACTTGACTGTCTGTGGCACTGCCTGTGTGGACCTTCCTGTTGTCTCTGCGCTGTAAAAGTGTGACATTTGATCCATTCTTCTCCTTTACAGGGGTACAGTTTTTGAGAAGCACCCGGTCCCTGGCCCAGGGACATCACAGAAGGAATGAAGTAACCCAGTGGGGTAGTGTGTCTGGCCCCAGCAGTATCAGCTCATTTGCTTGCTAAGTAGAGAGAGGGTTGCTTTGCACACTGCTGTATTCAAACACCTCTCTGCAATTCCTGTCTGTGGTCGCTTCAGGTTACGCACATGGTCCACTTacttttgctgtctttcctttctgtagttATCACCCTCTTGGTGATCCTTTGGCTCCTTATATAGACACCTAGAAGATGCAGCACATCTACTTCAGCCTTGTATCTCTTTCTGTAGATAGATCCTCCTCACACAGAACTAACTCCCAATGAAGTCAATGAAGCAATGCTAATTGCAACTGGTTTTTAAATGCTAGTAATGCTTCTGGGCTGTGCCACTTGCACTGATGTCAGCAGGGTGAAGCTTGGGTAGAAATCATGGGTTGAGAAGAACAAAGCCAGAGGATTTTAACAGCTGTAGTTCTACTACtaagaaaattgtatttgtgCTTTATACCTGGCTTCTTACTCCTCCGTACTGAGGTAACTGTAAGACTGACTGGTTTAAGAATTGTTCTTAACATGGCTTTTAAGCAGATTGCTGACAGTTTCATGTTGTAATCAGTGGAGGTAACTGATATATTTTTACACAAGTATATAAAATTCCCAGCACAAACTTTGCTCTTATTTTGAGTGGCTCTTcaaagttttctgttcccaTAGTTTGACACTTAACACCTGCATATTCTCAGCCTGTTAGCATGGTAATTTTGGGAGCTGTTCTGGAATAAGCAGatcaaagcaaacagcaagtgTAAAGCTCACTGGCAGgtggctctttctttttccttggtttCTGGATACAAAAGGGAGCTCTTTTAAGCAGAGGCATCGTCATTGCATTCTTGGAAGAGGTTGGGAAGCTGCCGACTTCCTGGAACAGAAGTCCTCCTGGGTACTTCTCCTGCCTTTAATCCATGCTTGCTCCTTTTGTGGCCTTGGGGGTCAGTCACTTAAATTTTCTGGGGCCAGGTCCTCATCTGGTGTAAAAAGGCACAAGTCTATGAGGGCTAGTGCTGTGCCACCTTACAACAGTGGGGGACCAGCACCCACTCCATTTCTAAAATTGGTATATTAGCACTTACGTACCTCACAAGGATGCTGTAAGGATTAATGCTCATATAGTACTTTGAAGATGTAAAGTGCTACAAAGTACCAAGTATTATCCTACCTTTagtattaaaaatgcttttaggGATCTGCAGGACTTCTCTTAAGCATGGAATGTGTGACTGCCTTTTCAGTTTGCATCGGatggaaagcaaatgcaaaatatttattcatacTGGTTAACAGGATGGGCTCAGGGCTCAGCTGCGCTTGAACTTTGAGAAGGATTTAGCTGAACTCTTAATTTCAGCTCTGTAAATGGCTTTTAGTTCTTCTAAAAGCCCCAATCAAACTCTTGGATGTGAACCTTGCATCCAGATTTTGCAGTCTGGCCTTATCCCTTACTGTTAGCTAGAATAAATCTAATCCAGGCAAAACACAGTGCTCTCAC from Falco rusticolus isolate bFalRus1 chromosome 10, bFalRus1.pri, whole genome shotgun sequence encodes the following:
- the TMEM86A gene encoding lysoplasmalogenase-like protein TMEM86A, with the protein product MVSPVTVVKSEGPKLVPFFKATCVYFVLWLPTSSPSWFSALIKCLPIFCLWVFLLAHGINFLVSHRSASRILAGLIFSAVGDAFLIWQEQGYFIHGLLMFAITHILYSSAFGMKPLDLKAGLLMGLVSSSCYAFLYSYLSGPFTYLVAVYIALIGFMGWRAVAGMQLCNDLWTWTKLSACIGAMLFMVSDLTIALNKFCFPVPYSRFIIMATYYAAQMLIALSAVESRDEEDFRKRS